In Chitinophaga sp. HK235, a single window of DNA contains:
- a CDS encoding non-ribosomal peptide synthetase: MHQLLEELIGKGIYIVRENDNLKVKYNGTKLPEDILFTIRENKERLLEYLRKLERVKSQDVIDKVTPQDTYPLSSAQKRLWMLYQIDGEGTAYNMPSKVFLNGEYDIDCFKKAVYAAIDRHEILRTVFVTDDEDGVRQRVMDREVLGFEIGYADFRGTEEKAAAYIDADAYRPFDLEQGPLLRASLLQVADDRYIFYYNLHHIISDGWSMGILERDVIRYYEAFISGTTVRLPKLPIQYKDYAAWQLSRLETEQYRGHQVYWLDKFSGELPVLDLPAYKSRPRVKTDNGQKLSTPMPADVTAALYQYCRERGGSAFMGLLAAWNVLCYRYTSQTDIITGTPVAGREHSDLEDQIGFYVNTLALRNQVNPQESFDAFFERVKENTLSSYEHQQYPFDRLVEELGATHDTGRSAIFDVMLVLQNTEDNRSDVEMATDWQDQIKDHGYDTAKFDIDLTFYEIGHRIYLAVTYNTDVYDREMIEQLMVHYRSLLAALLENPGQSLGAVEYLAAAEKDMLLNTFNATTADFPADKTVVDLLAEQVSANPDSTAVIFEGRELTYLELDLRSNQLAHYLKERGIREGELVPVYLERSMELIIAVWALLKAGAAYLPIDTNNPKDRVKFMLDDSGARFVLSMPTLLSAFELENITPVYVEEANYHDRPGYPVAVKPDPGKLVYVIYTSGSTGLPKGVMIGHQALLARMCFYNRFYGLRGGDSVLFYSSFSFDAAIEEYILPFVSGARCVIAGTDFNNELFANIVEYVERFSITRIFTSPVLLQHIVDELTEDEVGRLASLRHIICGGEKISVETVNGFYRKLGVLNHCTLYNAYGPTENTNDSTILKLEHKIYRRISIGKPIENTTAYILDECNNLTPPGVAGELLLGGAGLAFGYLNRPELTAERFIPHPFLSGERLYRTGDVGRWLPDGNIEFLGRNDNQVKIRGYRIELGEIENTLLDQETISQAVVIARQYEGSTRLVAYVIPKGAYKKSDIREQLKRRLPEYMVPGIFVELTAFPLTVNGKVDTKRLPEPGAEDVCSETYEPAQTPYQQQIIDIWKDLLRQERIGINDNFFSLGGDSIMAIQTVSRAKKAGIALKVKDLYTFQTIKELSKSINGAVKAISEQGILEGEAPLLPIQQHFFEQGYDNPDHFNQSVLLTVPKHITIPVLQDAVVLLFQQHDALRLRYFLKDEKYHGIYDAAIPALEIETAGTAAEITSICEAYQKKISIKTGNLAKFVFIETPSGDAANRLFICIHHLGIDGVSWRILTDDLSAYIHTLKAGQIVSPGAKTTSCRQWQARLKEYADNYLLKNEAEYWSGILSRAEEVPQDYVFEGKSAQSSFRIQHVTLSEEETGSLLQECNDAFGTEINDLVLGALAMSLAEVFRKNQFVIGLEGHGREHLYDDVDISNTVGWFTTLYPVLLEAFPGDVETTLVQTKENLRSIPHKGIGYGVLRYLSDHEPVRKRLSKDIEQVVFNYFGQIGLETASSEQILGIAREHKGTEIGEENQHNGKISINGLVVNNCLKISISYDTNRYAEETITALAELYRQSLQQIISLCKAAAVVTKTPADYGVNGIVSYRDLKQFIKEQHVSDLYRLSPLQEGMLFHSLFDNDPHAYISQTSLDWHGEFNESAFIQAWEYVAAKHSILRTSFHIAPFDAPVQCVHEKITLPVTILDYTDMDDRTKEEKLSEFLKIDARTPFELHKAPLFRLTVIKTGPSVVKVVYAIHHMIADGWSSPVIFSECFRAYEQAVQNGHLPAPEKIDHYKAYLDFIERRDISKTRHYWQEQLKQLDTASLLPFCNDKERNKTFGNTARSFTKQETYVAKLEAFARKNNLTVNTIVQGAWSYLLSRYVNHQTVVFGTVISGRSTEIEEVENRVGLYINTIPLCTTLHEEEAVTTWLNRLQIAQTTSREEYGHASLADIQKQSPVKGILFDSLLVFENYPVDAIKAVKSKLDIDNVRVKQQNNYLLTISANHYPEKALSITFEYNSTLLSESIIDMMEGHFKVMLDAILEETKIGALDLLTAAEKEELVLTHNQSAQAVDDTANVVALFKRQAVATPEKPALRYKNRVVSYAELDRLSDQVAKHLTNKCAVKKGAVVGFKLDRDEWEVITVLGILKAGAAYLPIAPDVTAAREAFILQDAGIAVLITNTNYLFDLTDYQGIIFSIDVELEASEGAVETRIDQNDLAYILYTSGSTGVPKGVMITHGSLVNYLLWAKTMYLGNELSSGDFGLFTTLSFDLTVTSLMLPLISGNTLEIFEKGQVSAILKQYFESNISCIKLTPAHISLLQELELSQTGVELAIVGGDALQQHHVDILRSLNPDMKIYNEYGPTEATVGCMIYEVPFTAEAISIGRPAFNTQIYLLNDRNQLQPKYTIGEICIGGAGLAKGYVNQPTLTAEKFIHAPFGTGDRIYKTGDLAIRNADGSLLYLGRKDNQVKIRGYRIELGEIEACLCTHKEVSEAVVIPVDAGHGKELVACLVSGSSLTINDLRSYLSKQLPEYMVPSRFVKLDKIPLTANGKVDREALLTAGQSEITSGIEYLAASTAAEEKLVAIWQEHLEVDRVGIKDDYFQLGGDSIKMIRLISKINKTFKIDLPIGIFYEKPTIAALSDFISQHESAGKPDYELINRIEADLAQLESTVLQAYPDPENIAAVYPMSDIQVGMAITSQVAVHRGDFGVYHDQFLFPLGVIDLPRLEKAMARMADKHETFRTTYHLYEYGSPVQIIHRKVPVGIGYRDLSSLSGAEQEAYIHDFLADERINNSFDVTKAPLWRITILQIGAADTLFVFQFHHAIMDGWGQNNFKVELFRIYKALETAEDYRPEPLKCGMRDSILSDLMELESESSKTFWQNNMQDYKRLDILSEEPADKQASRAYPKDFSTRLLEKCKQDKVTPKALFLSGSLYVLGMLSYETDMTVGVVTHKRPITEDGDKLLGCFLNSVPFRFDVAFSKGLSWKGFVHQVERSLNELKGKDRMPLNTIAELAGEEAKENPFFDVIFNYVNFHVISELYDDEDFQEQQSKREVKALSYESYERTNTFLDIAVNQTLDNISLTFVQQRALKSNRTLEDLIQFYDNFLHNYLESDSEVMSHTAIIPEAEKEQLFAFGHHYSSPDNQGATLVSLFERQVHATPDNIALVYNDHQYTYSTLNELANKFAYYLYERFDVVEGDLVALQLEKSEWAMIAILGVQKAGAAYVPIDPAYPEERITYLKMDSACKLCVDEGMMSGFIETRNSVAGSRKTIITPDSLAYVIYTSGSTGNPKGVEVTHAGVVNTILAPIAGFEINAQSKVLQFTSLSFDVSVYEIFATWISGGSLHVADEATRRTPDKLQDYIVREQIDIVSLAPAYLKTLDISRLHTLKMLMTAGEPADVEKVTEYLNQSAGAYINAYGPTETSIFATLLKIDKAAELMDRAMPIGKPLANVKIYILDDNQNIAPLGVMGEIYIGGAGLANGYLHRPELTAEKFISSPLHASERLYRTGDFGRWLPDGNIAFFGRKDEQVKIRGYRIELGEIESRLLLKPGIREAVVVVANNEADEKELRAYFVADMMADERSLRDELSTGLPAYMLPDKYIQLKAIPLTPNGKTDRGQLLKMESIGPGAGGNYVAPKDELERKLVRMWEDVIKGRRIGVSDSFFDMGGNSLKAMQLVTRMRQELNVDIDILMLYQYPTVEKIKIPLENLMWASDRFDKEDDNTEIFSF, encoded by the coding sequence TGTAAAATCGCAGGATGTGATAGATAAAGTGACGCCGCAGGATACCTATCCCTTGTCCTCGGCGCAGAAGCGGCTATGGATGCTCTACCAGATAGACGGTGAAGGAACGGCGTATAACATGCCATCAAAAGTGTTCCTGAACGGTGAATATGATATTGATTGCTTTAAAAAGGCGGTGTATGCAGCTATCGACCGTCATGAGATACTGCGGACAGTATTTGTAACCGATGATGAGGACGGCGTCCGTCAGCGGGTGATGGACAGGGAGGTATTGGGCTTTGAGATTGGTTATGCGGACTTTCGCGGAACAGAAGAGAAAGCAGCTGCTTATATTGACGCGGATGCCTACCGGCCTTTTGATCTGGAACAGGGGCCTTTGCTGCGGGCGAGTTTACTGCAGGTGGCAGATGACCGGTATATTTTTTACTACAACCTGCACCATATTATCAGTGATGGATGGTCTATGGGAATACTGGAACGGGATGTTATCCGGTATTACGAGGCATTTATATCCGGAACGACGGTACGGTTACCGAAACTGCCGATCCAGTATAAAGATTATGCAGCCTGGCAGTTGAGCCGGCTGGAGACAGAACAATACCGCGGCCATCAGGTATACTGGCTGGACAAGTTTTCCGGCGAACTGCCGGTACTGGATTTGCCGGCCTATAAATCCCGCCCCCGGGTAAAAACGGATAACGGGCAAAAGTTGTCTACGCCCATGCCGGCGGACGTAACGGCCGCATTATACCAATATTGTCGGGAGCGCGGCGGCAGTGCATTCATGGGATTACTCGCGGCATGGAATGTATTGTGCTACCGCTACACCTCACAGACGGATATCATCACCGGCACGCCGGTGGCCGGCCGCGAGCATTCTGATCTGGAAGATCAGATCGGGTTTTACGTCAATACGCTGGCACTGCGTAACCAGGTAAATCCTCAGGAAAGTTTTGATGCGTTCTTTGAACGGGTGAAAGAAAACACCCTGTCATCTTATGAGCATCAGCAATATCCTTTTGATCGTTTGGTGGAGGAGCTGGGGGCTACGCATGATACCGGCCGCAGCGCGATCTTTGATGTGATGCTGGTGCTACAGAATACAGAGGATAACAGGTCGGATGTGGAGATGGCCACCGACTGGCAGGACCAGATTAAAGACCATGGTTATGATACTGCCAAATTTGATATTGACCTTACTTTTTACGAGATAGGGCACCGTATATACTTAGCCGTTACCTATAATACGGATGTGTATGACCGGGAGATGATAGAACAGCTGATGGTACATTACAGAAGCCTGTTGGCTGCTTTGCTGGAAAATCCGGGTCAAAGCCTTGGCGCCGTGGAGTATTTGGCTGCAGCCGAAAAAGACATGCTGTTGAACACGTTTAACGCCACGACAGCAGACTTCCCGGCAGACAAAACGGTGGTGGATCTGCTGGCGGAGCAGGTAAGCGCCAACCCCGACAGTACGGCTGTAATATTTGAAGGCAGGGAACTGACCTATCTTGAGCTGGACCTACGCTCCAACCAGCTGGCGCATTACCTGAAGGAGCGCGGTATCCGGGAAGGGGAACTGGTACCGGTGTATCTGGAACGCTCCATGGAACTGATCATTGCTGTCTGGGCACTGTTAAAAGCCGGAGCGGCCTACCTGCCTATCGATACCAACAACCCGAAAGACCGTGTGAAATTTATGCTGGATGACAGCGGAGCCCGGTTTGTACTGAGCATGCCTACCCTGTTGTCAGCGTTTGAATTAGAAAACATTACGCCGGTATATGTGGAGGAGGCAAACTATCACGACCGTCCCGGTTATCCTGTAGCCGTCAAACCGGACCCCGGCAAACTGGTCTATGTGATTTATACCTCTGGCTCCACAGGCCTTCCCAAAGGAGTGATGATCGGGCATCAGGCGTTGCTGGCCAGAATGTGTTTTTATAATCGGTTTTACGGTCTAAGGGGCGGGGACAGTGTATTGTTCTACTCATCCTTCAGCTTCGATGCGGCCATCGAAGAATATATACTGCCGTTTGTTTCCGGCGCCAGATGTGTGATTGCCGGCACAGATTTCAATAATGAGTTGTTCGCCAATATCGTGGAGTATGTGGAGCGGTTCAGCATTACCAGAATTTTTACGTCACCGGTTTTATTACAGCATATCGTAGATGAACTGACAGAAGACGAGGTAGGTAGACTGGCTTCGTTGCGCCATATCATTTGCGGAGGGGAGAAGATAAGCGTCGAAACGGTGAACGGTTTTTACCGGAAACTGGGTGTGTTGAACCATTGTACCTTATATAACGCCTATGGCCCAACGGAGAATACCAACGATTCAACGATTTTAAAGCTGGAACATAAAATATACCGGAGGATTTCCATCGGGAAACCGATAGAAAACACGACGGCATATATACTGGATGAGTGTAACAACCTGACGCCACCGGGCGTCGCGGGGGAACTACTGTTGGGTGGGGCAGGACTGGCCTTTGGGTATTTAAACCGTCCGGAGCTCACCGCGGAGCGGTTTATTCCTCATCCATTCTTGTCGGGAGAAAGGTTGTACAGGACCGGCGATGTAGGTCGCTGGCTGCCCGACGGAAACATCGAGTTTTTAGGCAGAAATGACAATCAGGTAAAGATAAGGGGATACCGGATAGAGTTGGGAGAAATCGAAAATACCCTGTTAGACCAGGAAACGATTAGTCAGGCTGTTGTGATAGCCAGACAATATGAAGGCAGTACCCGGTTGGTGGCGTACGTGATCCCTAAAGGGGCCTATAAAAAGAGCGATATCCGGGAACAGCTGAAACGCCGGTTGCCGGAATATATGGTGCCGGGCATATTTGTGGAGCTTACCGCCTTTCCATTAACCGTGAATGGTAAAGTGGATACGAAACGGCTACCGGAGCCAGGTGCGGAAGATGTATGTTCTGAGACTTATGAACCAGCCCAAACCCCTTACCAGCAGCAAATCATTGATATCTGGAAAGACCTGCTCCGTCAGGAGCGTATAGGCATTAACGATAACTTCTTCAGCCTTGGAGGAGACTCCATCATGGCGATACAAACGGTCAGCAGGGCCAAAAAAGCCGGCATCGCTTTAAAAGTAAAGGATTTATATACCTTCCAGACGATAAAGGAGCTGTCAAAGTCCATCAACGGTGCGGTGAAGGCGATCAGCGAACAGGGCATACTGGAAGGCGAGGCGCCTTTACTGCCAATCCAGCAACATTTCTTTGAACAGGGATACGACAACCCGGATCATTTCAACCAGTCGGTGTTGTTAACGGTGCCTAAACATATTACGATACCGGTTTTACAGGACGCCGTGGTGTTGTTGTTCCAACAGCATGACGCTTTACGCTTACGGTATTTTCTGAAAGATGAAAAATACCACGGGATATATGATGCCGCCATTCCTGCGCTGGAAATAGAGACAGCGGGAACGGCAGCCGAAATTACCAGTATCTGCGAGGCATATCAAAAGAAAATTTCCATCAAAACCGGCAACCTGGCAAAATTTGTATTCATTGAAACGCCATCCGGCGATGCAGCCAACAGGCTGTTCATTTGTATACATCACCTGGGTATCGATGGCGTGTCCTGGCGTATCCTGACAGATGACCTTTCTGCTTACATACATACCCTGAAAGCGGGCCAAATAGTCAGCCCCGGCGCCAAGACCACCTCGTGCCGCCAATGGCAGGCACGGTTGAAGGAATATGCAGACAACTATCTGCTGAAAAATGAAGCGGAATACTGGAGCGGCATATTGTCCCGGGCAGAAGAGGTGCCACAGGACTATGTATTTGAAGGAAAGTCAGCTCAAAGTTCCTTCCGTATTCAGCATGTTACGCTGTCTGAAGAAGAAACCGGCAGCCTTTTGCAGGAATGTAACGATGCATTCGGAACAGAAATCAATGATCTGGTGCTCGGCGCGCTGGCCATGTCACTGGCGGAAGTATTCCGGAAGAACCAGTTTGTCATCGGACTCGAAGGTCACGGAAGGGAACACCTGTATGATGATGTGGACATAAGCAATACCGTAGGATGGTTTACCACACTGTATCCGGTGCTGCTGGAAGCTTTTCCCGGCGATGTGGAAACGACGCTGGTGCAGACGAAAGAAAATTTAAGAAGCATTCCCCATAAAGGGATTGGATATGGCGTGTTGCGCTACCTGTCCGATCATGAACCGGTAAGGAAACGGCTGTCGAAAGATATTGAACAGGTGGTGTTTAACTATTTCGGTCAGATCGGCCTGGAGACAGCATCGTCAGAACAAATACTGGGCATCGCCAGAGAACATAAAGGGACTGAGATCGGTGAAGAAAATCAGCACAACGGAAAAATTTCCATTAACGGGCTGGTAGTAAACAACTGCCTGAAGATAAGTATCAGCTACGATACCAACCGGTATGCGGAGGAAACGATAACTGCGCTGGCAGAGCTTTACAGGCAAAGTTTGCAACAGATCATCTCTTTGTGTAAAGCGGCTGCAGTTGTTACCAAAACGCCTGCCGACTACGGTGTGAACGGTATCGTGTCTTACCGGGATTTAAAACAGTTCATAAAGGAGCAGCATGTTTCCGACCTGTACAGACTTAGCCCCTTGCAGGAGGGAATGCTTTTCCACAGCCTGTTTGACAATGATCCGCATGCCTATATTTCCCAGACAAGCCTCGATTGGCACGGGGAGTTCAACGAGTCCGCATTTATACAGGCATGGGAATATGTGGCGGCAAAACACAGCATCCTGCGGACGTCTTTCCATATTGCGCCATTTGATGCCCCGGTGCAATGCGTACATGAGAAAATAACGCTGCCGGTAACCATACTGGACTATACTGATATGGATGACCGGACAAAAGAGGAAAAGCTCAGTGAATTTCTTAAAATAGATGCCAGGACACCATTTGAACTGCATAAGGCACCACTGTTCAGGTTAACCGTCATCAAAACCGGGCCATCTGTTGTGAAAGTGGTGTACGCTATTCATCACATGATTGCCGATGGATGGTCCAGCCCTGTCATTTTCAGTGAATGTTTCCGGGCTTATGAGCAGGCCGTGCAAAATGGCCATCTGCCAGCGCCGGAAAAAATTGACCACTATAAAGCGTATCTCGACTTCATCGAACGAAGAGATATCTCGAAGACACGGCACTACTGGCAGGAGCAGTTGAAACAGCTGGATACCGCCAGCCTGTTGCCTTTCTGTAATGATAAGGAAAGGAACAAGACCTTCGGTAATACCGCCCGCAGCTTTACAAAACAGGAGACATATGTGGCAAAGCTGGAGGCTTTTGCCCGCAAAAACAATCTTACTGTCAATACCATCGTTCAGGGGGCCTGGTCGTATTTGTTGTCCCGGTATGTTAATCATCAGACAGTGGTGTTCGGAACGGTAATTTCAGGCCGGTCCACCGAAATAGAAGAAGTGGAAAACCGGGTGGGACTGTATATCAATACTATTCCCCTATGTACCACGTTGCACGAGGAAGAAGCGGTGACAACATGGCTGAACCGCCTGCAAATTGCGCAAACCACTTCCCGGGAAGAATACGGGCATGCGTCGCTGGCTGATATCCAGAAGCAGAGTCCTGTGAAGGGCATTTTGTTTGATAGCCTGCTGGTTTTTGAAAATTATCCGGTTGACGCGATTAAGGCGGTCAAATCCAAGCTGGATATAGACAATGTCCGGGTGAAGCAGCAAAACAACTATCTGCTGACCATCTCTGCGAATCATTATCCGGAAAAAGCACTCAGCATCACTTTTGAATACAATTCAACACTGCTATCAGAAAGCATCATCGACATGATGGAAGGGCACTTCAAAGTTATGCTGGATGCTATTTTGGAAGAAACGAAGATCGGAGCGCTGGATTTGCTCACTGCTGCCGAAAAGGAAGAGCTGGTGCTTACTCATAATCAATCTGCTCAGGCGGTTGATGATACAGCCAATGTAGTAGCACTGTTTAAGCGGCAGGCTGTTGCTACGCCTGAAAAACCGGCCTTACGGTATAAAAACCGGGTGGTTTCCTATGCGGAGCTCGACCGGCTGTCAGATCAGGTGGCAAAACACCTGACCAATAAATGCGCGGTGAAAAAAGGCGCCGTTGTCGGTTTTAAATTAGATCGCGATGAATGGGAAGTGATCACCGTGTTAGGCATCTTAAAAGCCGGCGCAGCCTATCTTCCCATAGCCCCTGACGTTACTGCTGCCAGAGAAGCATTCATTTTACAGGACGCCGGCATCGCGGTGTTGATTACAAATACGAATTATCTGTTCGATCTGACGGACTATCAGGGGATCATATTTTCCATTGATGTGGAACTCGAAGCATCGGAAGGTGCTGTAGAGACAAGGATTGATCAAAATGATTTAGCCTATATTCTCTACACTTCCGGCTCTACCGGTGTACCTAAAGGAGTGATGATCACTCATGGTTCACTGGTGAACTATCTGCTGTGGGCGAAAACCATGTATCTGGGCAACGAGTTGTCCAGTGGCGATTTCGGGCTGTTTACCACTTTGTCGTTTGACCTGACCGTGACCAGTTTAATGCTGCCGCTGATCAGTGGTAATACGTTGGAGATATTTGAGAAAGGGCAGGTGTCAGCTATTTTAAAGCAATATTTTGAAAGTAATATTTCCTGCATCAAGCTGACACCAGCGCATATCAGTTTGCTGCAGGAACTGGAACTTTCCCAAACCGGGGTAGAACTGGCCATTGTAGGTGGAGACGCGCTCCAGCAACATCATGTTGACATCCTGCGGAGCCTCAACCCGGACATGAAGATCTATAACGAGTACGGCCCTACGGAGGCAACCGTTGGTTGCATGATTTACGAAGTACCTTTTACTGCGGAAGCCATCTCCATCGGCCGGCCGGCCTTCAATACACAGATCTATCTGTTGAATGACCGGAACCAGTTGCAGCCTAAGTACACCATCGGGGAAATCTGCATCGGCGGGGCAGGACTGGCCAAAGGTTATGTAAACCAACCAACGCTGACGGCGGAAAAATTCATTCATGCTCCTTTTGGCACCGGCGACCGGATTTATAAAACGGGCGATCTGGCCATCCGCAATGCTGATGGCAGCCTGTTGTACCTGGGCAGAAAAGACAACCAGGTGAAGATCCGTGGTTACCGGATTGAATTGGGAGAGATAGAAGCGTGCCTCTGCACTCACAAAGAGGTGTCCGAAGCAGTGGTGATTCCGGTAGATGCCGGTCACGGAAAAGAATTGGTGGCCTGTTTGGTATCCGGCAGCTCCCTGACGATCAATGATCTCAGAAGTTATCTGTCGAAGCAGCTACCGGAATACATGGTTCCTTCGCGTTTTGTGAAACTGGATAAAATCCCGTTGACGGCCAACGGTAAAGTTGACAGGGAAGCACTGCTGACAGCTGGTCAGTCTGAAATCACCTCCGGTATTGAATATCTGGCAGCATCTACTGCCGCAGAAGAAAAGCTGGTGGCCATCTGGCAGGAACATCTGGAAGTGGACAGGGTCGGCATTAAAGACGACTATTTCCAGCTGGGCGGCGATTCTATCAAAATGATCCGCCTGATCAGCAAAATCAACAAGACATTCAAAATAGATCTTCCAATCGGTATCTTTTATGAAAAGCCCACGATAGCAGCGTTGTCGGATTTTATCTCTCAACATGAATCTGCTGGTAAACCGGACTATGAGCTGATTAACCGGATAGAAGCGGATTTAGCGCAACTGGAATCGACCGTGTTGCAAGCGTATCCCGATCCTGAGAATATTGCCGCCGTTTATCCGATGAGCGATATACAGGTTGGCATGGCCATTACCAGTCAGGTGGCAGTGCACCGTGGCGACTTTGGCGTTTATCATGACCAGTTCCTGTTCCCGCTGGGTGTAATAGATCTGCCGCGGCTGGAAAAAGCGATGGCGCGCATGGCAGACAAACATGAGACCTTCCGGACTACATATCATTTGTATGAATACGGTAGCCCTGTACAGATCATTCACCGGAAAGTCCCGGTGGGCATTGGTTATAGAGATCTGTCGTCGTTGTCCGGAGCGGAGCAGGAGGCGTATATACATGATTTTCTGGCCGATGAAAGGATCAATAACAGTTTTGATGTGACGAAAGCCCCGCTGTGGCGGATCACGATATTGCAGATCGGAGCAGCGGATACGCTTTTTGTTTTCCAGTTCCATCATGCCATCATGGATGGATGGGGACAGAATAATTTCAAAGTGGAGTTGTTCCGGATATACAAAGCCCTTGAAACAGCAGAGGACTATCGTCCGGAACCGCTGAAGTGCGGCATGCGCGATAGCATACTGTCCGATTTGATGGAGCTGGAAAGTGAGAGTAGTAAGACTTTCTGGCAGAATAACATGCAGGACTACAAGCGGCTGGACATTTTATCGGAGGAGCCGGCCGATAAACAGGCATCGCGGGCATATCCCAAAGACTTCAGTACAAGGTTACTGGAAAAATGCAAACAGGATAAGGTAACCCCCAAAGCACTGTTTTTAAGCGGCAGCCTGTATGTACTGGGGATGCTTTCTTATGAAACAGATATGACTGTGGGGGTAGTGACGCATAAACGACCCATTACAGAAGACGGAGATAAACTGCTGGGCTGCTTTTTAAACTCTGTTCCTTTCCGTTTTGATGTTGCTTTCTCCAAAGGGCTCTCCTGGAAAGGATTTGTTCATCAGGTGGAAAGATCGCTGAATGAACTGAAAGGCAAAGACCGGATGCCGTTGAACACCATAGCGGAACTTGCCGGGGAGGAAGCCAAGGAGAATCCCTTCTTTGATGTGATCTTTAACTATGTGAACTTCCACGTCATCAGTGAATTGTATGACGATGAAGATTTCCAGGAACAACAATCAAAGAGAGAAGTGAAAGCGCTCTCCTATGAAAGTTATGAAAGAACAAATACCTTCCTGGATATCGCGGTAAACCAGACGCTGGATAATATTTCACTGACTTTTGTTCAGCAGAGGGCGTTGAAATCCAACCGCACCTTAGAGGACCTGATTCAGTTTTATGATAACTTCCTGCATAACTATCTCGAATCGGACAGTGAGGTAATGAGTCATACAGCCATTATTCCGGAAGCAGAAAAAGAGCAATTGTTTGCATTCGGGCATCACTATTCTTCTCCTGATAATCAGGGAGCAACGTTGGTCAGCCTGTTCGAAAGACAGGTGCACGCCACACCTGACAACATTGCGTTGGTATACAATGATCATCAGTACACTTATTCCACACTCAATGAGCTGGCGAACAAATTTGCGTATTACCTGTATGAACGGTTCGATGTCGTTGAGGGGGATTTAGTGGCACTACAGCTGGAGAAAAGTGAATGGGCGATGATCGCTATCCTTGGCGTACAGAAAGCCGGCGCAGCCTATGTCCCCATCGATCCGGCTTATCCGGAAGAACGGATCACATATCTGAAGATGGACAGCGCATGTAAATTGTGTGTGGACGAAGGGATGATGAGCGGGTTTATTGAAACACGGAATAGTGTTGCCGGAAGCAGGAAGACGATCATTACGCCTGACAGCCTGGCCTATGTGATCTATACTTCCGGGTCGACAGGCAATCCCAAAGGGGTTGAGGTGACGCATGCCGGTGTGGTCAATACCATCCTTGCACCGATAGCCGGCTTTGAGATCAATGCGCAATCGAAGGTGCTGCAGTTTACTTCTCTGTCATTTGATGTGTCTGTCTATGAAATCTTTGCCACATGGATATCCGGCGGCAGTCTGCATGTGGCGGATGAGGCTACCCGCAGAACCCCCGATAAGTTACAGGATTATATCGTTCGGGAGCAGATCGATATTGTATCACTGGCGCCTGCCTACCTGAAAACACTGGATATCAGCAGGCTGCATACGCTGAAAATGTTGATGACCGCCGGCGAGCCGGCAGACGTTGAAAAAGTGACCGAATATCTGAATCAGAGTGCGGGCGCATACATTAACGCTTATGGGCCTACGGAAACCAGCATATTCGCTACCCTTTTGAAAATCGATAAGGCAGCGGAGCTGATGGACAGGGCTATGCCCATCGGCAAGCCCCTGGCCAATGTTAAGATCTATATTCTGGATGATAATCAAAATATCGCGCCGCTGGGCGTCATGGGGGAAATATACATTGGTGGGGCCGGCCTGGCCAACGGGTATCTGCACCGCCCGGAATTAACGGCTGAAAAGTTCATCAGTAGTCCGCTGCATGCCAGCGAACGCCTGTACAGGACCGGAGATTTCGGAAGATGGTTGCCCGACGGAAACATCGCCTTCTTTGGCAGAAAAGATGAACAGGTGAAAATAAGAGGCTACAGAATTGAACTGGGAGAAATTGAAAGCCGGTTGCTGTTAAAACCCGGCATCAGAGAAGCCGTGGTAGTAGTGGCGAATAACGAAGCGGATGAAAAAGAACTGAGGGCCTACTTCGTAGCTGATATGATGGCAGACGAAAGAAGCCTGCGGGATGAATTGTCAACGGGATTACCGGCCTACATGCTGCCTGATAAATATATTCAGCTGAAAGCAATACCACTGACGCCAAACGGGAAAACAGACAGGGGCCAGCTTCTAAAGATGGAAAGCATCGGCCCCGGTGCCGGCGGTAACTATGTTGCACCCAAAGACGAACTGGAAAGGAAACTGGTCCGGATGTGGGAAGACGTGATTAAAGGCAGGCGTATAGGCGTCAGCGACTCCTTCTTCGATATGGGCGGTAACAGCCTGAAAGCCATGCAGCTGGTGACGAGGATGAGGCAAGAACTGAACGTGGACATCGATATTCTGATGTTGTATCAGTATCCCACTGTCGAAAAAATAAAAATACCACTGGAGAACCTGATGTGGGCCAGCGACAGGTTTGATAAAGAAGATGATAACACGGAAATCTTTTCCTTTTAA